The Stieleria sp. JC731 genome has a segment encoding these proteins:
- a CDS encoding pyrimidine/purine nucleoside phosphorylase, with translation MKVNEYFDGKVTSIAFNNDEGKATAGVMSIGEYEFGASDNELMKVVSGEMDVKLPGSDSFETFKTGSEFKVPAGTKFQVNVKQETAYLCFYS, from the coding sequence ATGAAAGTAAACGAGTATTTCGACGGCAAAGTCACTTCGATCGCGTTCAACAACGATGAAGGGAAAGCGACTGCAGGAGTGATGTCGATTGGTGAATATGAATTTGGTGCCAGCGACAATGAACTGATGAAAGTCGTCTCGGGTGAGATGGATGTCAAACTCCCAGGCAGTGATTCGTTTGAAACTTTTAAGACCGGAAGCGAATTCAAAGTCCCAGCGGGCACCAAGTTTCAGGTGAACGTCAAGCAAGAAACTGCTTACCTCTGTTTTTACAGTTAG